The Lipingzhangella halophila genome segment GGGCACCAGGGGATCCCCTCACCGACGTACACCGGAACCAGGAACTCGTTCACCCATGTCACCAGGGAGCTGAGCTCGTTCTTGTAGGCGTCGCGCGACAGGTTGAAGATGAACGGGGGCGCCTCGGCCGCCGGACTATCCGCCTCCTGCGGCGCCGCGGACGCGAGATCGCTGAGTTGGGTCTGCAGCCGGATGACGTCCGCGCCGAGCCGGTGCATGGCGTTCTGCAGGTGGGCGACGCGTTCGGACAGTCCGTCCTCCGTCGCGATGCGGTCGTCGGTTGAGGTCATGCGGTGTGTCCCGTGCTGCTCTTGGTGCCTGGAATCTGGCTCCACCAGTAAATCAGTGGCCGGCGCGCACCCGTGCACGACGGCGGGCGGGTCTGGATCTTACGACCGTAATTCGCCGCGCGCGGTGCGCGCCACCGGTAGGCGTGCTTCCCGGGACGGTCTGGGGCATGCTCGGGGACGAGGGCAGAGACCGGGATCATCGACGCTACGGGGAGGCGGCGTGCGCTACGCACACGCGGTGGAGACGGTGCGCAAGGCCGAGGGGGAGCTGATGGCGCGGCTGCCCGACGGCGCGCTCATGCAGCGGGCGGCCACCGGGCTGGCTGGAGTGTGCGCGCGGGTGCTCCCGCGCGTCTACGGTTCCCGCGTCGTGCTGCTTATTGGCAGCGGAGACAACGGGGGAGACGCTCTCTACGCGGGCAGCCAGCTCGCCAGGCGCGGTGCCGCGGTGCGGGCGCTGCTCGTCGGGTCACGTGTCCACGAGGCCGGGCTCGCCGCGTTGCGGGCGGCGGGCGGCCGGGCGGTGGACGTGCCGCGCTCCGCGGAGATCCCGGCGGGATCCGCCGCCTCCATGGAGGTCGCCGCGGCGGACCTGATCGTCGACGGCCTCGTCGGGATCGGTGGCAGCGGCGGGCTTCGAGGACCGCACGCGTCCCTGGCCATTCTCGCCGGCGCCGCTGAGGCGCCGGTAGTGGCGGTGGACCTGCCCAGCGGGATCGACGTCGACACCGGGGCCGTCGAGGGGACGGCCGTGCGCGCCGATGTCACCGCGACATTCGGGACGCACAAGCCGGGGCTCTTCGTGAACCCCGGGGCCGCGCACGCCGGGGTCGTGGAGTTCGTGGACATCGGGCTGGCGGGCGAGCTGCCGACAGCACGCCTGGAGTGCCCGCAGGCCGGCGACATCGACGCGCTGTTGCCGCGTCCGGAGCCCGAGTCCACCAAGTACCGCCGCGGGGTGCTCGGGATGGCGGTGGGGTCGGACCGCTTCCGGGGTGCCGCTGTGCTGGCGGCGGGCGGCGCGCTGCGCGGCGGCGTCGGGATGGTTCGCTACGCGGGCCGGGAGGCGGTGGCGACCGAGGTGGTGCGCCGGTGGCCGGAGGTCGTGGTGTCGGTGCTCGATCCCGGCGACCCGCTGGCCGGCCTGCCGGAAGGGGTGAACGCGTGGGTCGTGGGGCCGGGGCGCGGGGTCGACGGCGCCGCCGCGGCGGAGCTTGAGAGCATCCTGGCGACCTCTGCTCCGGTGCTGCTCGACGCCGACGCGGTGACCTTGCTGGGCCAGCGTCCGCGGCTCGTCCGCGACCGCGCGGCGCCCACTCTGCTCACCCCGCACGCGGGTGAGCTGGCCCGGCTGCTTCCGGACACCAGCCCCCGCGAGGTCGAGGCCCGGCGGCTGGAGCACGCGACCCGCGCCGCCGAGGAGTACCGCTGTGTGGTGCTGCTGAAGGGGTCAACCACGGTCATCGCCGAGCCGGGACGCCCTGCTGCGGCCGACCCGACCGGGACATCCCTGCTGGCCACGGCCGGAACCGGCGATGTGCTGTCGGGGCTGGTCGGGAGTCTGCTCTCCGGCGGGCTGGCGCCACGCGAGGCCGCGATGTGCGGGGCCTACCTGCACGGGCTGGCCGCCCGGCTGGCGCATGACGGCGGGCCGATCGGCGCGTCCGACCTCATTGACGCGCTGCCGGCCGCGATCCGGGCACTGCGGGCGGAATGAGCGCGCGGGCGCCGCGTGCGCGCCGGCGTACATCCCGGACGCGGTAGTCCCGCGCGGGCGCTGTTGGGCGGCGGTTCCCCCGGCGGTGCCGCGGGACTCGGGCTGGCCCCTCGACACACCGGCCGGCGCCGCGTTCCCGCTCGGTGGCGGGGCGCATCGAGGGTGTCCGCCGGGAAATTCCCGGCGCCGGAAGGGTTCCCGCGGTCAACTTCGATACCGAACCCGTACAGCTCGCGACCAACCCCGGCGCCTTCGCCGCTCTCGCCGGACTCCCGACCAGCCGCCGGCCCGGCGTCTCCGGCGGCCGATTCTGCGCGGTTGCACCGCGATGCCGACGGCCACACGGCGAGGAGGGTGCGGGGATCGGCAACGACTTTCGCGGTCGGCTCCACGCCGTCGTTGGTGGGTAAGGACGCACCGCGATCGGGCGCCGGCGCTCCGATCAGCACGGCTTGAACCGACAGTGTTCCGTCGCGGTAACGTAGGCGCGCCTTTGGGGTTCTGGCCGCAGTGTCCGCCGTCGTTCGTGGCCGCCCCGAAATATCCAGGCGGCAAACTTGTCTCAAACGGGCACGGTAAGGGAGCTCATGGACGAACAGGCCATGCTCACGCGCGACCTTGTCCTGCGCCTCTGTGCGAACGCGACAGAGTTCGCCCAGGAGTGGCTCCGGACCGACCGCAAGATCGTCGTTCCGTTCACCGCTACCCGTGACACCAAGCTGATCCAGGCGATCGTCGCGGCGGGCACCGCCATGGGCGTCGACCGCCTGCTGGTCTGCCGGACCCGGGCCGAACACGCCTACGAACCGGTGACCGAGGTCCCCGGCCGCACCGACGCCATCGTTGCCCTCATCCGGAGCTGGGGCGACGAGCCCACCGACTTCATCGTCGCCGTTGAGGACTTCTCCGCCGCGGTGCTGGTGACCGCTTCTCCCTTGACGGTCGCGGCCGGGCCCGACGATTTTGTGCGGCCGCTCGTGGGTGCCGACATGGCCCAGGCACGGGCGGACTTCGGGGAGGAGGCGCGGACCGGGCGCGACCCCGACCTGCTGCGCGCCGCGCAGCAGTACGGGTGCCTGGAGTTCGGGGGCCGCCACGCGCGCGGTGCGCGCGGGCCGGGACCGGATCTCGTGGAGCGGCTGACCCGGCGCGCCGAGTCGTTGCGGGAGAACGGCCCGGGCACGATCAGCGGGCTGCGTGTCCTGCGCGGGGTGTGGGGATGGGCCATGGTCGCGGTGTTCCTGCTCGCCGGGGTGTTCGTCCCGCAGGTGTCCGCCGTACTCGGGATCGCGCTCGCCATGGTGTGGCTGCTCTTCCAGCTCGCGTGGCCGGCGCGTTCGCGCACGGTCAGCTTTGCCACGCTGACTACGGTGCTCGCCCTCGGGGCCCTGGCCCTGGCGCCGATCGCGCTGGCCCAACAGACCGTGGCGGGAACGACCGGGGTCGCTCTCGATGGGTGGGCCGGGCACACCTACATCGCCGTACCCACCGAGGAGGTCGGCAAGCTCGTTCCCGTGGTGCTGTGCTGGCTGTTCGCGCGGCGCCGTTTCAAGCGCTTCGCCTCGGTCGACTACCTGCTGCTCGCGGCGGCGTCGGGGGCCGGTTTCCACCTGGCCGAGCACGGCCTGCGGTCCCTCACAGCCGAGCCCGCCCTCGCGGTCGCCGGGCCGGAGTACGGGCTGTTCACCCTGCTTCCGGGCTGGTCCAGCATGCCGGATGTGGGGGTGCACTTCTCCGGGCACGCCGTGACCACCGGCCTCATCGGTGCCGCGTTCGGCCTGGCGATTGTCGGCTACCGGCACTACGGGCTGTGGATGTGGGTGCTGCCGCCGCTGGCCGTGGGGGTGGCGGCGGTGGAGCACATGACGTTCAACGCGGCGCAGGTCGGGGTCGAGCCGACCGCTGTCACCAGCGTCGTGTACACGCTCAGCGGTGGCGGCGTGCTGACTCGGTGGATCCTGCTCCTCCTGCTGGTGGTCGGGGTCATCATGGACTACCGGCTGGCGCGCCCGGCCGCCGAGTCCACCCCTCCGCTCCCAGGGGAGCCCCCGCTCGCGTCGTTGCGGAGCTGGGCACGCGGGTACACGGTGCGGACGGGTGCGCGCGTCCCCGGAGATTTCGCCCCGATATTCCGCAGGACCGCGCTCCTCTGGGCACGGTTGCCAGCGGTACTGGCCACCACGTTGTCCTCGATCCTGCACGAGCTCGCGTTGTCGGTCATCGCCGCGAGCCGCGGCCCGGCGGCGCTCGGCGACAGCTGGCGGTTCCTGCGGCGACGCCGGGCGTTCGCGATGGGCGCGGCACGTGCGGGCGATCGCGCCTGGCGCCGTTTCCCGAGCCGGGAGGATCTGACCGCGACCGAGCGCGACCTCGCCACCCGTCTCGACCTTGCGCCGGTCGCCCCCGCTGCGTTGGGCGCGGCCGCGGTGCTCGTCGTGGCCTTCGGTGCCACCATCGCGGCCACGGAGACTTCCGGTACCGCGGGCGGGGCCGCCTATGCCGCGACGGCACTGCGCGACGCGGGCGCGTGGCTCGGCTCGGCCCCCCAGGGCCACCGGCTCTGGGTGTGGGCCGCTGGCGTGGCACTGGTCAGCCTGCTCATCACCGGATGGCGGGTGCCGCACGCGTACCCCGGGATGCGGAACTTCCTGCGGGCCCCGGGCGCCAACATCAGCCTGATCCTGGGCGCCTTCGCGCCAGGCCAGGTTCCCTACGCGGCCACCGGTCTGTTCGGTCTGGTCCTACCGCGCACCACGTCCCGGCTCCTCCGCTAGCGACACGCGAGCTCCCGGTCGCCCGCCGGCGCAGCGCCGGCGGGCGACCGGGGCTGCGCCGTTTTCCGAACGAAGCCGTGCCCGCACGCCAGGGGCCAGTGGTGCGGAGCCGGCGGTGTGGGAGGAGGCGCGACCGCGGGCGCGGTACGTGCCACACTGAGATCATGCCGCCGTTCGCCGAAGCCCGCGTCGACTTGGGCGCGATCAGTGAGAACATCGCCGTGCTGCGGCGCCACGCACCCGCCTCCCAGGTCATGGGGGTCGTGAAGGCCGACGGTTACGGGCACGGGATGCTGCCCGCCGCCCGCGCGATGCTGGCTGGCGGCGCGACGTGGCTGGGAACGGCGTTCATCGAGGAGGCGATGGAGCTGCGCCGTGCGGGCATCGACACTCGCACGGTGGCGTGGATCCTCCCGCCGGGAGCTCCCCTGACCGAGGCCATCGACGCCGGCATTGATCTCGGGGTCAGCGCGCTCTGGCTGGTCGAGAGCATCACCGCCGCCGCCCGAGAAACCGGGCGCCCTGCCCGCGTGCATCTCAAGGTCGACACTGGGCTCAACCGCGGCGGTGTGGTCGGCGACCAGTGGCCGGCGGTGGTTGAGGCAGCGGCGCGCGCCGAAGCCGCCGGGCTGCTCCGGGTCGCCGGGGTGTTCTCACACTTCGCCTGCTCCGACGAACCCGGCCACTCCTCCATCAAGGCGCAGTTGAGTGCGTTCCACGATGCGCTGGAGGTCGCGGAACGTGCCGGCTTGCGCCCGGAGGTGCGGCACCTCGCGAACTCCGCCGCCACGCTCACCCTGCCCGAGAGCCACTTCGACCTGGTGCGGCCCGGTATCGCGGGCTACGGGCTGAGCCCCATCCCCGACCTCGCCGGCACTGGGCTGCGCCCGGCGATGACGCTGCGTTCCGCGATCGCGCTGGTCAAGCGGGTTCCAGAAGGGGGCGGTGTCTCCTATGGGCACCGCTACGTCACCGACCGGTCCACGACGCTCGCCCTGGTCCCGCTCGGCTACGGCGACGGTGTGCCGCGCGCGGCCACCAACAGGGCCCCCGTGTTCGCGGCCGGCCGGCGCAGGACGATCGCCGGCACCGTGTGCATGGACCAGTTCGTCCTCGACCTGGGAGACGACGCAGATGCCGACACTGCCGAGGCGGGTGACTACGCTGTCCTCTTCGGGGCCGGTGAAGGAGGCGAGCCCACCGCCCAGGACTGGGCTTCGGTGCTGGACACGATCCCCTATGAGATCGTCACCCGGATCAGCCCGCGGGTGCCGCGCGTCTATGTCGGGGACTGGTAGTGCTTCGTTGAGTGCCCGCCCATGCCAGGCTTATCGCGCCGGTTTCGAGGATCGGGTTTCTAGAACAGCGTCTCGGGTTTCGGTGTTCGGGGTGGTGAAGCCCATCCCGGCGCGGCCCCATGCCTACCCCCCGGTGTGGCCCC includes the following:
- a CDS encoding DUF4913 domain-containing protein, translating into MTSTDDRIATEDGLSERVAHLQNAMHRLGADVIRLQTQLSDLASAAPQEADSPAAEAPPFIFNLSRDAYKNELSSLVTWVNEFLVPVYVGEGIPWCPVWWEHHEAVGRLHALRLAYRELTDTEVSGATGPGIWHRDHLGPALDRLCAETGPFASCLTGKGHVERRRSQAAAQSA
- a CDS encoding NAD(P)H-hydrate dehydratase — its product is MRYAHAVETVRKAEGELMARLPDGALMQRAATGLAGVCARVLPRVYGSRVVLLIGSGDNGGDALYAGSQLARRGAAVRALLVGSRVHEAGLAALRAAGGRAVDVPRSAEIPAGSAASMEVAAADLIVDGLVGIGGSGGLRGPHASLAILAGAAEAPVVAVDLPSGIDVDTGAVEGTAVRADVTATFGTHKPGLFVNPGAAHAGVVEFVDIGLAGELPTARLECPQAGDIDALLPRPEPESTKYRRGVLGMAVGSDRFRGAAVLAAGGALRGGVGMVRYAGREAVATEVVRRWPEVVVSVLDPGDPLAGLPEGVNAWVVGPGRGVDGAAAAELESILATSAPVLLDADAVTLLGQRPRLVRDRAAPTLLTPHAGELARLLPDTSPREVEARRLEHATRAAEEYRCVVLLKGSTTVIAEPGRPAAADPTGTSLLATAGTGDVLSGLVGSLLSGGLAPREAAMCGAYLHGLAARLAHDGGPIGASDLIDALPAAIRALRAE
- a CDS encoding PrsW family glutamic-type intramembrane protease, with amino-acid sequence MDEQAMLTRDLVLRLCANATEFAQEWLRTDRKIVVPFTATRDTKLIQAIVAAGTAMGVDRLLVCRTRAEHAYEPVTEVPGRTDAIVALIRSWGDEPTDFIVAVEDFSAAVLVTASPLTVAAGPDDFVRPLVGADMAQARADFGEEARTGRDPDLLRAAQQYGCLEFGGRHARGARGPGPDLVERLTRRAESLRENGPGTISGLRVLRGVWGWAMVAVFLLAGVFVPQVSAVLGIALAMVWLLFQLAWPARSRTVSFATLTTVLALGALALAPIALAQQTVAGTTGVALDGWAGHTYIAVPTEEVGKLVPVVLCWLFARRRFKRFASVDYLLLAAASGAGFHLAEHGLRSLTAEPALAVAGPEYGLFTLLPGWSSMPDVGVHFSGHAVTTGLIGAAFGLAIVGYRHYGLWMWVLPPLAVGVAAVEHMTFNAAQVGVEPTAVTSVVYTLSGGGVLTRWILLLLLVVGVIMDYRLARPAAESTPPLPGEPPLASLRSWARGYTVRTGARVPGDFAPIFRRTALLWARLPAVLATTLSSILHELALSVIAASRGPAALGDSWRFLRRRRAFAMGAARAGDRAWRRFPSREDLTATERDLATRLDLAPVAPAALGAAAVLVVAFGATIAATETSGTAGGAAYAATALRDAGAWLGSAPQGHRLWVWAAGVALVSLLITGWRVPHAYPGMRNFLRAPGANISLILGAFAPGQVPYAATGLFGLVLPRTTSRLLR
- the alr gene encoding alanine racemase, yielding MPPFAEARVDLGAISENIAVLRRHAPASQVMGVVKADGYGHGMLPAARAMLAGGATWLGTAFIEEAMELRRAGIDTRTVAWILPPGAPLTEAIDAGIDLGVSALWLVESITAAARETGRPARVHLKVDTGLNRGGVVGDQWPAVVEAAARAEAAGLLRVAGVFSHFACSDEPGHSSIKAQLSAFHDALEVAERAGLRPEVRHLANSAATLTLPESHFDLVRPGIAGYGLSPIPDLAGTGLRPAMTLRSAIALVKRVPEGGGVSYGHRYVTDRSTTLALVPLGYGDGVPRAATNRAPVFAAGRRRTIAGTVCMDQFVLDLGDDADADTAEAGDYAVLFGAGEGGEPTAQDWASVLDTIPYEIVTRISPRVPRVYVGDW